Proteins encoded within one genomic window of Deinococcus sedimenti:
- a CDS encoding chorismate-binding protein produces the protein MLSPAEVLRRVRAAGLPGVVLLESLGPVVAYGARSFLSAAPVRITHDLPDRPAGGAVFPAWLGGLKYEAARRFGLAAHAPRGEAMWWGEYPSGLVWDRAAGTLSVVGEPHLDWGALLGAPLPPEPTLSVGAFGADDVDYPAGVRAVQELIRAGEVYQVNLSRGVQAAAQGDPLAAYLRLRDVNPSPFMAFADLGSEVVVSCSPERLVRWAGDDLSARPIAGTRRRGDTPEEDAAFEAELRASPKEVAEHTMLVDLVRHDLGRVAAPGSVTVPDLMLVERYSHVMHLVSEVQARARTGVTLRDVLAATFPGGTITGAPKERVMEVTRDLEPGPRGWYTGGLGIVSGPLVDVNILIRTAAFTRTEDGWTVEVRAGGGTVIDADPAREAQETVHKAQALLSVLAGVPGRPAQPPQPPVPGTPWAPPPATSRTGARVLLLDNRDSFTWNLAHDLLALGAQVDVRGQHESLDDLLGTNPDAVLVGPGPGTPDTSGVTLALTRACLDRRIPLLGVCLGHQALGQVLGGRVERAQPVHGRPEYARHDGSGLFRNVPPDAPFGRYHSLVVRGLPADLITATSQGGEVMALAVPGVPAWGVQFHPESVLSPAGRTLLGNWLRLSQEWRES, from the coding sequence ATGCTCAGTCCGGCGGAGGTGCTGCGGCGGGTGCGCGCGGCGGGCCTGCCGGGCGTGGTGCTGCTGGAATCGCTGGGGCCGGTCGTGGCGTACGGCGCGCGGTCGTTCCTGAGTGCCGCGCCCGTGCGGATCACGCACGACCTGCCGGACCGGCCCGCGGGCGGCGCGGTGTTCCCGGCGTGGCTGGGCGGCCTGAAGTACGAGGCGGCCCGTCGCTTCGGGCTGGCCGCGCACGCGCCGCGGGGCGAGGCGATGTGGTGGGGCGAGTACCCGTCGGGCCTCGTGTGGGACCGCGCGGCGGGCACCCTGAGCGTGGTGGGCGAGCCGCACCTGGACTGGGGGGCGCTGCTGGGCGCGCCGCTGCCGCCCGAGCCGACCCTGAGCGTGGGGGCGTTCGGCGCGGACGACGTGGACTACCCGGCGGGCGTGCGGGCCGTGCAGGAGCTGATCCGCGCGGGCGAGGTGTATCAGGTGAACCTCTCGCGCGGCGTGCAGGCGGCCGCGCAGGGGGACCCGCTGGCCGCGTACCTGCGCCTGCGTGACGTGAACCCCAGTCCGTTCATGGCCTTCGCGGACCTGGGGTCAGAGGTCGTGGTGTCGTGCAGTCCGGAGCGGCTGGTCCGCTGGGCCGGGGACGACCTGAGTGCGCGGCCCATCGCCGGGACCCGCCGACGGGGCGACACGCCCGAGGAGGACGCCGCGTTCGAGGCGGAACTGCGCGCCAGTCCGAAGGAGGTCGCGGAGCACACCATGCTGGTGGACCTCGTGCGGCACGACCTGGGCCGCGTGGCCGCGCCGGGCAGCGTGACCGTGCCGGACCTGATGCTCGTCGAACGCTACAGCCACGTGATGCACCTCGTGTCCGAGGTCCAGGCCCGCGCGCGCACTGGGGTGACGCTGCGGGACGTGCTGGCCGCCACCTTCCCCGGCGGGACGATCACCGGCGCGCCGAAGGAACGCGTGATGGAGGTCACCCGCGACCTCGAACCCGGCCCGCGCGGCTGGTACACCGGCGGGCTGGGCATCGTCAGCGGGCCGCTGGTGGACGTGAACATCCTGATCCGCACCGCCGCGTTCACCCGCACGGAGGACGGTTGGACCGTGGAGGTCCGCGCGGGCGGCGGGACCGTCATCGACGCCGACCCTGCCCGCGAGGCACAGGAGACCGTGCACAAGGCCCAGGCGCTCCTGAGCGTCCTGGCAGGCGTCCCAGGCCGCCCCGCGCAGCCGCCGCAACCCCCGGTGCCCGGCACGCCCTGGGCCCCGCCGCCCGCCACGTCCCGCACGGGCGCGCGGGTGCTGCTGCTGGACAACCGCGACTCGTTCACGTGGAACCTCGCGCACGACCTGCTCGCGCTGGGCGCGCAGGTGGACGTACGCGGCCAGCATGAGAGCCTCGACGACCTGCTCGGCACGAACCCCGACGCCGTGCTCGTCGGCCCCGGTCCCGGCACGCCCGACACCAGCGGCGTCACGCTGGCCCTGACCCGCGCGTGCCTGGACCGGCGCATCCCGCTGCTGGGCGTGTGCCTGGGGCATCAGGCGCTCGGGCAGGTGCTTGGCGGGCGGGTGGAACGTGCCCAGCCCGTCCACGGACGCCCCGAGTACGCCCGGCACGACGGCAGCGGCCTCTTCCGGAACGTGCCGCCGGACGCGCCGTTCGGGCGGTACCACTCGCTGGTCGTGCGCGGCCTGCCCGCCGACCTGATCACCGCGACCAGCCAGGGCGGCGAGGTCATGGCCCTGGCCGTCCCCGGCGTTCCCGCGTGGGGCGTGCAGTTCCACCCGGAAAGCGTCCTGAGTCCCGCCGGACGCACCCTGCTGGGCAACTGGCTGCGCCTGAGCCAGGAGTGGCGCGAGTCGTGA
- a CDS encoding RrF2 family transcriptional regulator — protein sequence MWVSTKAQYGLRALIEIARGDGNAVPLKDVAERQGISQHYLEQIASNLRRAGFIKSIRGAHGGYRLARAARDISAYDVVTAMEGSIAPVSCVEDDHVCDSQNVCGTQSLWYRVDAALRDVLGGTTLADLIEDSNRQQHARLVQIDPSYPHLG from the coding sequence ATGTGGGTGTCGACGAAAGCACAGTACGGCCTGCGCGCCCTGATCGAGATCGCGCGCGGCGACGGCAACGCCGTGCCCCTCAAGGACGTCGCCGAACGCCAGGGCATCAGCCAGCACTACCTCGAGCAGATCGCCAGCAACCTGCGCCGCGCCGGATTTATCAAGAGCATCCGCGGCGCGCACGGCGGCTACCGCCTCGCGCGGGCCGCGCGGGACATCAGCGCCTACGACGTCGTGACTGCCATGGAAGGCAGCATCGCCCCCGTCTCCTGCGTCGAGGATGACCACGTCTGCGACAGCCAGAACGTGTGCGGCACCCAGAGCCTGTGGTACCGCGTGGACGCCGCGCTGCGCGACGTGCTGGGCGGCACCACCCTCGCGGACCTGATCGAGGACAGCAACCGCCAGCAGCACGCCCGCCTCGTGCAGATCGACCCCAGCTACCCGCATCTGGGGTGA
- a CDS encoding helix-turn-helix transcriptional regulator, translating to MVAKTNRRPTPAPLHNRLPVLRAERGLSRQDLAAAVDVNYQTIGYLERGEYAPSLDLAFRLSEYFGLPIEAIFSRSPFTPLSETVYGGPT from the coding sequence ATGGTTGCCAAAACAAACCGGCGGCCCACGCCCGCACCACTCCACAACCGCCTGCCTGTCCTGCGCGCCGAACGGGGCCTCAGCCGCCAGGATCTCGCCGCCGCCGTCGACGTGAACTACCAGACCATCGGGTACCTCGAACGTGGCGAGTACGCTCCCAGCCTTGACCTCGCCTTCCGCCTCAGCGAGTACTTCGGGCTGCCCATCGAGGCAATCTTCAGCCGCTCACCCTTCACGCCCCTCAGCGAGACCGTGTACGGAGGTCCCACATGA
- a CDS encoding carotenoid biosynthesis protein, whose product MRVSLSPTVWRAGLGFAALGVAFLGALLVLAELPVGWALIALGLPLSGVLALAGDALGRDFAGVLAARFAGLLAVTRPWMWFVALYVALKIPVPLWPSLFPVLGLASTGALFVAALLFVWERENAWKAGLMALVAFVLGLGVEVLGSRTGIPFGLYSYATAPGPLLLGVPLIVPLGWFALTLTATSLSGGRPWLAGLLMLLWDVGLEPLMTAQRYWLWSDPLPLWAGAPAQNFLGWWGVGWLISWVFTGLAPRLFGLRREEWAWALPWQARDYPLHRGPSLSLLPGGAARGADFRVVYPIEAFFLPGGLVLVGRFAEAGVTLAAMLAGLWLARRVTRFDRP is encoded by the coding sequence GTGAGGGTGTCCCTCTCCCCCACCGTGTGGCGGGCCGGGCTGGGCTTCGCGGCGCTGGGCGTGGCGTTCCTGGGGGCTCTGCTGGTGCTGGCGGAGCTGCCGGTGGGCTGGGCGCTGATCGCGCTGGGGCTGCCGCTGTCGGGCGTGCTGGCACTGGCCGGGGACGCGCTGGGCCGGGACTTCGCGGGGGTGCTGGCGGCGCGCTTCGCGGGGCTGCTGGCGGTGACGCGCCCGTGGATGTGGTTCGTCGCGCTGTACGTGGCGCTGAAGATCCCGGTGCCGCTGTGGCCGTCCCTGTTTCCCGTGCTGGGGCTGGCGAGCACGGGGGCGCTGTTCGTGGCGGCGCTGCTGTTCGTGTGGGAGCGCGAGAACGCCTGGAAGGCGGGCCTGATGGCGCTGGTGGCGTTCGTGCTGGGCCTGGGGGTGGAGGTCCTGGGGAGCCGCACCGGGATTCCGTTCGGGCTGTACTCGTACGCGACCGCGCCGGGGCCGCTGCTGCTGGGCGTGCCGCTGATCGTGCCGCTGGGCTGGTTCGCGCTGACGCTGACCGCCACGAGCCTGTCGGGCGGGCGGCCCTGGCTGGCGGGATTGCTGATGCTGCTGTGGGACGTGGGGCTGGAGCCGTTGATGACCGCGCAGCGCTACTGGCTCTGGAGTGATCCGCTGCCGCTGTGGGCGGGCGCGCCAGCGCAGAACTTCCTGGGCTGGTGGGGGGTGGGGTGGCTGATCTCGTGGGTGTTCACGGGCCTCGCCCCGCGCCTGTTCGGGCTGCGGCGCGAGGAGTGGGCGTGGGCGCTGCCGTGGCAGGCGCGGGACTATCCGCTGCACCGGGGGCCGAGCCTGAGTCTGCTGCCGGGCGGCGCGGCGCGGGGCGCTGATTTCCGCGTGGTGTACCCCATCGAGGCGTTCTTCCTGCCGGGCGGGCTGGTGCTGGTGGGCCGGTTCGCAGAGGCCGGGGTGACGCTGGCGGCGATGCTGGCGGGCCTGTGGCTGGCGCGGCGGGTGACGCGCTTTGACCGCCCCTGA
- a CDS encoding GNAT family N-acetyltransferase, with product MPVTLQPVQPDHAAALRALTLPAAQADFTTHPAELLNSVPGDPQRQLITVLRGGEVAGAFVLAVGEHRDRYLTAPDPDAVALSSLSVDAAQQGRGVGTAAMQALPGLVRALYPQARRVILVVNQRNPLARRVYEKAGFQVTATREGRIGPQWVMTLPLD from the coding sequence ATGCCGGTCACCCTCCAGCCCGTCCAGCCGGATCACGCCGCCGCCCTGCGCGCATTGACCCTCCCCGCCGCGCAGGCCGACTTCACCACCCACCCGGCCGAGCTGCTGAACAGCGTGCCGGGCGACCCGCAGCGGCAGCTGATCACGGTGCTACGCGGGGGCGAGGTCGCAGGAGCCTTCGTACTGGCGGTCGGGGAGCACCGCGACCGGTACCTGACGGCCCCCGACCCGGACGCGGTGGCCCTGTCGTCCCTGAGCGTGGACGCGGCGCAGCAGGGGCGCGGCGTGGGCACGGCCGCCATGCAGGCCCTGCCGGGACTCGTGCGGGCGCTGTACCCGCAGGCGCGGCGGGTGATCCTGGTCGTGAACCAGCGCAACCCCCTCGCGCGGCGGGTGTACGAGAAGGCGGGCTTTCAGGTGACTGCCACCCGCGAGGGCCGTATCGGGCCGCAGTGGGTGATGACACTGCCCCTGGACTGA
- a CDS encoding ABC transporter ATP-binding protein: protein MLEVRDLTVRYGSFTALHALNLSVQPGEIVVLLGANGAGKSTLFRTLSGLQRPSGGTATWQGHALTGGRPERNVAHGVAQCPEGRLLFPELSVEKNLRLGAFVHRRDPAGTARELERAYELFPDLVAKRHAPAGSLSGGQQQMVAIARALMARPQLLLLDEPSLGLAPLVVEQVFSAVQRVNETGVTVLLAEQNAFAALSIAHRGYVLEGGRLTLEGAQSALMTDDRVRSAYLGV, encoded by the coding sequence ATGCTTGAGGTCCGCGACCTGACCGTCCGCTACGGGTCCTTCACCGCCCTGCACGCCCTGAACCTCAGCGTGCAGCCCGGCGAGATCGTCGTGCTGCTCGGCGCGAACGGCGCGGGCAAGAGCACCCTCTTCCGCACCCTGAGCGGCCTGCAGCGCCCCTCGGGCGGCACCGCCACCTGGCAGGGCCACGCCCTGACCGGCGGGCGCCCCGAACGCAACGTCGCCCACGGCGTCGCGCAGTGCCCCGAGGGCCGCCTGCTGTTCCCGGAACTGAGCGTCGAGAAGAACCTGCGGCTCGGCGCGTTCGTGCACCGCCGCGACCCCGCCGGAACCGCCCGCGAACTGGAACGCGCGTACGAACTCTTCCCCGACCTCGTGGCCAAACGGCACGCGCCCGCCGGGAGCCTCTCGGGCGGGCAGCAGCAGATGGTCGCCATCGCCCGCGCCCTGATGGCCCGCCCGCAACTGCTGCTGCTGGACGAACCCAGCCTCGGCCTCGCCCCGCTGGTCGTCGAGCAGGTGTTCAGCGCCGTGCAGCGCGTCAACGAGACCGGCGTGACCGTCCTGCTGGCCGAGCAGAACGCCTTCGCCGCGCTGAGCATCGCCCACCGCGGCTACGTCCTCGAAGGCGGCCGCCTGACCCTGGAAGGCGCGCAGAGCGCCCTGATGACCGACGACCGCGTCCGCAGCGCCTACCTGGGCGTATAA
- a CDS encoding phytoene desaturase family protein, whose translation MPDFDVIVMGAGHNALVTAAYAAKAGLKVGVFERRHIVGGAVSTEELVPGYRFDYGGSAHILIRMTPVVRELELTRHGLHYLDVDPMFHASDGETPWFIHRDANRTARELEALFPGQGEAYTKFLDDWTPFARSVADLFNSAPGPLDMGKMVVSSGKGKDWMEQLPRILRPYGDVAREYFTEERVRAPLVWMAAQSGPPPSDPLSAPFLLWHPLYHEGGVARPKGGSGGLTKALKRAIESDGGQVFVNAPVKDILVKGGKAQGVRLENGETYTARAVVSGAHVLTTAGALPDEYVPPAARQVRVGNGFGMILRLALSEKVRYRNHTEPDSRVGLGLLIRNEQQLMKGYGEYLAGEPTSDPPLIAMSFSAVDDSLAPPGGDVLWLWAQYYPYELGSGSWETRTAEARENILNAFEHYAPGTRDTIFGELVQTPQWLETNLGLHRGNVMHLEMSFDQMFSFRPWMKASQYRWPGVQGLYLTGASTHPGGGIMGASGRNAAQVLVRDLTRRRWK comes from the coding sequence ATGCCGGATTTCGACGTGATCGTGATGGGCGCGGGCCACAACGCGCTGGTGACCGCCGCGTACGCCGCGAAGGCGGGCCTGAAGGTGGGCGTGTTCGAACGGCGGCACATCGTCGGCGGGGCCGTGAGTACCGAGGAACTCGTACCGGGGTACCGTTTCGATTACGGCGGGAGCGCGCACATCCTGATCCGCATGACGCCCGTGGTGCGCGAACTGGAACTCACGCGGCACGGCCTGCACTATCTGGACGTGGACCCGATGTTCCACGCGTCGGACGGCGAGACGCCCTGGTTCATCCACCGCGACGCGAACCGCACCGCGCGGGAACTGGAGGCACTGTTTCCCGGTCAGGGCGAGGCGTACACGAAATTCCTGGATGACTGGACGCCGTTCGCGCGCAGCGTGGCGGACCTGTTCAATTCCGCGCCGGGACCGCTGGACATGGGCAAGATGGTCGTCAGCAGCGGGAAGGGCAAGGACTGGATGGAGCAGCTGCCCCGGATTCTGCGTCCGTACGGGGACGTGGCGCGGGAGTACTTCACCGAGGAGCGGGTGCGCGCCCCGCTGGTGTGGATGGCGGCGCAGAGCGGGCCGCCCCCCAGTGACCCGCTGAGTGCGCCGTTCCTGCTGTGGCACCCGCTGTACCACGAGGGCGGCGTGGCGCGTCCCAAGGGCGGCAGCGGCGGCCTGACGAAAGCCCTGAAGCGCGCTATCGAATCCGACGGTGGGCAGGTGTTCGTGAACGCGCCCGTGAAGGACATTCTCGTCAAAGGCGGGAAGGCGCAGGGCGTCCGGCTGGAGAACGGTGAGACGTACACCGCGCGGGCCGTCGTGTCTGGCGCGCACGTCCTCACCACGGCAGGCGCGCTGCCCGACGAGTACGTGCCGCCCGCCGCGCGGCAGGTGCGGGTCGGGAACGGCTTCGGGATGATCCTCCGCCTCGCCCTGAGCGAGAAGGTCAGGTACCGCAACCACACCGAACCCGACAGTCGCGTCGGCCTGGGCCTGCTGATCAGGAACGAGCAGCAGCTGATGAAAGGCTACGGCGAGTACCTCGCGGGCGAACCCACCAGCGACCCGCCCCTGATCGCCATGAGCTTCAGCGCCGTGGACGACTCCCTGGCCCCTCCCGGCGGGGACGTGCTGTGGCTGTGGGCGCAGTACTACCCCTACGAACTGGGCAGCGGCAGCTGGGAAACCCGCACTGCCGAGGCCCGCGAGAACATCCTGAACGCCTTCGAGCACTACGCGCCCGGCACCCGCGACACCATCTTCGGGGAACTCGTCCAGACGCCGCAGTGGCTGGAAACGAACCTCGGCCTGCACCGCGGGAACGTCATGCACCTCGAGATGAGCTTCGACCAGATGTTCTCCTTCCGCCCCTGGATGAAAGCCAGCCAGTACCGCTGGCCCGGCGTGCAGGGCCTGTATCTGACGGGTGCGAGCACCCACCCCGGCGGCGGCATCATGGGCGCGTCCGGCCGCAACGCCGCGCAGGTGCTCGTGAGAGACCTGACGCGTCGGCGGTGGAAGTAG
- a CDS encoding ABC transporter ATP-binding protein: protein MLEVENLGIRFGGLHAVRDVTATVPAGQITAIIGPNGAGKSTFFNLISGFYRPTTGTVRFQGENLTRLPTHEVVARGVARTFQTTTIYRELSVLDNAMIGHRVRTRAGLLDALLRTPRERRDVQGSRDGAMRALDRVGLSRQAHLPAGALTQEGQKRVGIAMALASEPKLLLLDEPAAGMNPEETVNLMTLIRELVAGGLTVTLVEHKMSLVMGLADHILVLHHGQLIAQGNPAQVSRDPAVIEAYLGSHAHGGQMGQDGQSTQGGEAAHA from the coding sequence GTGCTTGAAGTCGAGAACCTCGGCATCCGCTTCGGCGGACTGCACGCCGTGCGGGACGTGACCGCCACCGTCCCCGCCGGGCAGATCACCGCGATCATCGGGCCGAACGGAGCGGGCAAGAGCACGTTCTTCAACCTGATCAGCGGCTTCTACCGCCCCACCACGGGCACCGTCCGCTTCCAGGGCGAGAACCTGACGCGCCTGCCCACCCACGAGGTCGTCGCGCGCGGCGTGGCCCGCACCTTCCAGACGACCACCATCTACCGCGAACTGAGCGTACTGGACAACGCCATGATCGGCCACCGGGTCCGCACGCGCGCCGGACTGCTCGACGCGCTGCTGCGCACCCCCCGCGAGCGGCGCGACGTGCAGGGCAGCCGCGACGGCGCCATGCGCGCCCTGGACCGCGTGGGACTCTCCCGGCAGGCGCACCTGCCCGCCGGAGCCCTGACGCAGGAAGGCCAGAAACGCGTCGGGATCGCCATGGCGCTGGCCAGCGAACCGAAACTGCTGCTGCTGGACGAACCGGCCGCCGGGATGAACCCCGAGGAGACCGTGAACCTCATGACCCTGATCCGCGAACTGGTCGCGGGCGGCCTGACCGTCACGCTGGTCGAGCACAAGATGAGCCTCGTGATGGGCCTCGCGGATCACATCCTGGTGCTGCACCACGGGCAGCTGATCGCGCAGGGCAATCCCGCGCAGGTCAGCCGCGACCCGGCCGTGATCGAGGCGTACCTGGGCTCGCACGCGCACGGCGGGCAGATGGGCCAGGACGGACAGTCCACCCAGGGCGGGGAGGCCGCGCATGCTTGA
- the sugE gene encoding quaternary ammonium compound efflux SMR transporter SugE — translation MAWTLLIIAGLLEVGWAIGLKYTEGFTRPVPTALTLLSMIASMGLLGLAAKTLPIGTAYGVWVGIGAVGAAILGIVLFHESVTPARVAFMILMIVSIIGLKATSGH, via the coding sequence ATGGCATGGACTCTGCTCATCATCGCCGGACTGCTCGAAGTCGGCTGGGCCATCGGCCTGAAGTACACCGAGGGCTTCACCCGCCCTGTCCCCACCGCCCTGACCCTGCTGAGCATGATCGCCAGCATGGGGCTGCTGGGCCTCGCCGCCAAGACCCTGCCCATCGGCACCGCGTACGGCGTGTGGGTCGGTATCGGCGCGGTCGGCGCGGCCATCCTGGGCATCGTGCTGTTCCACGAGAGCGTCACGCCCGCCCGCGTGGCGTTCATGATCCTGATGATCGTGTCCATCATCGGCCTGAAGGCCACCAGCGGCCACTGA
- a CDS encoding NUDIX domain-containing protein, with protein MSREGWLLRTLRAWRSPAPRRRMGAGIAVVNGGDVLLICRSDSGRWDVPGGGADAGETPEQTARRELREETGLSVGPVRALGVFPHRYTYQDGNVVDWETHVFVAEFAGGEVRASYDATEARWWPLSALPVDVSDASRAYFAALTAVRA; from the coding sequence ATGAGCCGTGAGGGCTGGCTGCTGAGGACACTCCGGGCGTGGCGGTCACCGGCGCCCCGGCGCCGCATGGGGGCGGGCATTGCCGTCGTGAACGGCGGGGACGTCCTGCTCATCTGCCGGAGCGACAGCGGGCGGTGGGACGTGCCGGGCGGCGGCGCGGACGCCGGCGAGACGCCGGAACAGACCGCGCGGCGCGAACTGCGCGAGGAAACCGGCCTGAGTGTCGGTCCGGTCCGCGCGCTGGGCGTGTTCCCGCACCGGTACACGTACCAGGATGGGAATGTCGTGGACTGGGAAACGCACGTGTTCGTCGCCGAGTTCGCGGGGGGCGAGGTGCGCGCCTCGTACGACGCCACCGAGGCGCGCTGGTGGCCTCTCTCGGCCCTGCCGGTGGACGTGTCGGACGCCAGTCGCGCCTACTTCGCGGCGCTGACGGCGGTGCGGGCGTGA
- a CDS encoding quinone-dependent dihydroorotate dehydrogenase — protein sequence MYRSLIKPLLFRLDAEDAHHLTIGLMDAASRVPAWPALARRVTAPASPMLEQTVWGQRFASPVGLAAGLDKNGVAVPAFTALGFGFLEVGTVTPLPQPGNDRPRLFRLPQDGALINRMGFNNAGMTDLHAHLGALGARPAPVWVNIGKNKVTANEDAAQDYRRCVAALQDVADAFVVNVSSPNTPGLRALQGADDLGALVREVMQEVEAQRVRTLKAPPVLVKLAPDLHPADFEASVDAAVTAGASGLIISNTTLSRDGLTHPNQKEAGGLSGRPLTRRANELVRAAYRQTGGRVPIVGVGGIFSAQDAYDRIRAGATLTEVYSALIFEGPGLVRDLNSGLARLLARDGFTHVREAVGTAT from the coding sequence GTGTACCGTTCGCTGATCAAGCCGCTGCTGTTCCGCCTGGACGCGGAGGACGCCCACCACCTCACGATCGGCCTGATGGACGCCGCGTCCCGCGTGCCCGCCTGGCCGGCCCTGGCGCGGCGCGTGACGGCGCCCGCGTCCCCCATGCTGGAGCAGACCGTCTGGGGTCAGCGGTTCGCGTCCCCGGTGGGCCTCGCGGCGGGCTTGGACAAGAACGGCGTGGCCGTCCCCGCGTTCACCGCGCTGGGCTTCGGCTTCCTGGAGGTCGGGACCGTCACGCCCCTGCCGCAGCCCGGCAACGACCGCCCGCGCCTGTTCCGCCTGCCCCAGGACGGCGCGCTGATTAACCGCATGGGCTTCAACAACGCCGGGATGACCGACCTGCACGCCCACCTGGGTGCGCTGGGCGCGCGACCCGCGCCGGTCTGGGTGAACATCGGGAAGAACAAGGTCACTGCGAACGAGGACGCCGCGCAGGACTACCGACGCTGCGTCGCCGCGCTGCAGGACGTCGCGGACGCGTTCGTCGTGAACGTCAGCAGCCCCAACACGCCCGGCCTGCGCGCATTGCAGGGCGCCGACGACCTGGGCGCCCTGGTGCGCGAGGTGATGCAGGAAGTCGAGGCGCAGCGGGTGCGTACCCTCAAGGCCCCGCCGGTCCTCGTGAAACTCGCCCCGGACCTGCACCCCGCCGACTTCGAGGCCAGCGTGGACGCCGCCGTCACCGCAGGCGCGTCGGGCCTGATCATCAGCAACACCACCCTCTCCCGCGACGGGCTGACCCACCCCAACCAGAAGGAGGCGGGCGGCCTGAGCGGACGGCCCCTCACGCGCCGCGCCAACGAACTCGTGCGGGCCGCGTACCGGCAGACCGGCGGGCGCGTCCCCATCGTCGGCGTGGGCGGCATCTTCAGCGCGCAGGACGCTTACGACCGCATCCGCGCCGGGGCCACCCTGACCGAGGTGTACTCCGCCCTGATCTTCGAGGGTCCCGGCCTCGTCCGCGACCTGAACAGCGGCCTCGCCCGCCTGCTGGCCCGCGACGGCTTCACGCACGTCCGCGAGGCCGTCGGCACCGCCACCTGA
- a CDS encoding aminotransferase class IV — translation MTELPAALNDPAWLHGATAFTTVRTRHGQPLLWDAHLTRLRGTCDFLGLPHPDPTPPTLEAHPWGLLRVTVTAHGTLHTHRPLTPGPHPQQGVTVRVTDLQIHPQLGAHKTGNYLPYRLAATQAHPHFEGWLQDARGHIVDGSRTSPLLEIGGALVVPEGGLPSVTRAAYLTGRPHVTRPVHTQDLSHVTRAWLCGSGTGLVPIRRIDGHTNDLPIHWPAPDDPVLGWPDGV, via the coding sequence GTGACAGAACTGCCCGCTGCCCTGAACGACCCGGCGTGGCTGCACGGCGCGACCGCCTTCACCACCGTCCGCACCCGCCACGGGCAGCCACTGCTGTGGGACGCACACCTGACGCGGCTGCGGGGCACCTGCGACTTCCTCGGCCTCCCCCACCCCGACCCCACCCCACCCACGCTGGAGGCGCACCCCTGGGGCCTGCTGCGCGTGACCGTCACCGCGCACGGCACCCTGCACACCCACCGGCCCCTCACGCCCGGCCCGCACCCCCAGCAGGGCGTCACCGTGCGCGTCACCGACCTGCAGATCCACCCGCAACTCGGCGCGCACAAGACCGGGAACTACCTCCCGTACCGCCTCGCCGCCACGCAGGCCCACCCGCACTTCGAAGGCTGGCTGCAGGACGCGCGCGGGCACATCGTGGACGGCAGCCGCACCTCCCCGCTGCTGGAGATCGGCGGGGCCCTCGTCGTCCCTGAAGGGGGCCTCCCATCCGTCACCCGCGCCGCTTACCTCACGGGTCGCCCACACGTCACGCGGCCCGTCCACACCCAAGACCTCAGCCACGTCACCCGCGCGTGGCTGTGCGGCAGCGGCACCGGCCTCGTCCCCATCCGCCGCATCGACGGCCACACGAACGACCTCCCCATCCACTGGCCCGCACCGGACGATCCCGTCCTCGGCTGGCCGGACGGGGTCTGA
- a CDS encoding GNAT family N-acetyltransferase: MTSFTVRRLGPDDSAALERLAQDETDFTDEPPSPPLTPDAARAYLSDPGVWHWHAEDAGGNPVGFLMAYVHRRRHGEPLDVMFEEIGVRESWRRRGVGRALVDALHAQMRTQGIGSVWVAADSDGARAFYEACGYELDELQGVILSRSGNDGAS, encoded by the coding sequence ATGACCTCCTTCACGGTTCGCCGCCTGGGCCCGGACGACAGCGCCGCGCTTGAACGGCTCGCACAGGACGAGACCGACTTCACCGATGAGCCGCCCAGCCCACCCCTGACCCCGGACGCCGCCCGGGCATACCTGAGTGACCCGGGCGTGTGGCACTGGCACGCCGAGGACGCAGGCGGTAATCCGGTGGGCTTCCTGATGGCGTACGTGCACCGCCGCCGTCACGGCGAGCCACTGGACGTGATGTTCGAGGAGATCGGCGTGCGCGAGTCCTGGCGGCGTCGGGGCGTGGGCCGCGCCCTGGTGGACGCCCTGCACGCCCAGATGCGCACCCAGGGGATCGGCAGCGTGTGGGTCGCGGCGGACAGTGACGGCGCGCGGGCGTTCTACGAGGCCTGCGGGTACGAACTGGACGAGTTGCAGGGCGTGATCCTCAGCCGATCAGGGAATGACGGAGCATCTTGA